Proteins encoded by one window of Blautia faecicola:
- a CDS encoding alpha/beta hydrolase: MINQAAKRILKALSFDGVEVDAFRHMADLKRLDPMKIFYKKIDEKIYNGSHAVPVRIFFPNEKCFQESNDKTSDSRDKKLLLFIHGGGWVTESIDNYERICARLADATGQYVAAVEYRLAPEDKFPSGLEDCYVVAKALYTGKFVLNVKPENITLIGDSAGGNLCAALSLMARDRGEFMPKRQILIYPATYNDYTEKSPFPSVKENGTDYLLTAGKMQDYIDLYAKNEEDKQNPYFAPYLAKDVSHQPDTLILTSEFDPLRDEGEAYGKRLKEAGNHVQIHRIKGALHGYFALGIKHLYVQESFTYINAFLKGEAL; the protein is encoded by the coding sequence GTGATCAATCAGGCAGCAAAACGTATATTAAAAGCCTTATCTTTTGATGGTGTAGAAGTGGATGCATTTCGCCATATGGCAGACCTGAAGCGTCTGGATCCGATGAAGATATTTTACAAGAAGATAGACGAAAAAATATATAATGGAAGTCATGCAGTACCGGTTCGTATCTTTTTCCCTAATGAAAAGTGCTTTCAGGAAAGTAATGACAAAACCAGTGACAGCAGAGATAAGAAGCTGCTTTTGTTTATCCACGGTGGTGGCTGGGTAACGGAGAGTATCGATAATTATGAAAGAATCTGCGCACGGCTTGCAGATGCAACAGGACAGTATGTGGCAGCGGTAGAATACAGACTGGCGCCGGAGGATAAATTTCCATCCGGTCTGGAGGACTGTTATGTGGTTGCGAAAGCACTGTATACCGGGAAATTTGTGCTAAATGTAAAACCGGAAAATATCACTCTGATCGGCGACAGTGCAGGAGGAAATCTTTGCGCAGCACTGTCTTTGATGGCAAGAGACCGGGGAGAATTCATGCCGAAAAGACAGATTCTGATTTATCCGGCCACTTATAATGATTATACGGAAAAATCCCCATTTCCCTCCGTTAAGGAAAATGGAACGGATTATCTTCTGACAGCAGGAAAAATGCAGGATTATATTGACCTGTATGCGAAAAATGAAGAGGATAAACAAAATCCGTATTTTGCCCCTTATCTGGCAAAAGATGTGAGTCATCAGCCGGATACCCTGATACTTACTTCTGAGTTTGATCCTCTTCGGGATGAAGGAGAGGCATACGGAAAACGTTTGAAGGAAGCAGGAAATCATGTACAGATCCATCGTATCAAAGGTGCACTACATGGCTATTTTGCACTGGGAATCAAGCATCTGTATGTGCAGGAAAGTTTCACTTATATCAATGCGTTTTTGAAGGGAGAAGCATTGTGA